TGAGCGATCAGCCGAGCCAGCTTCCAGCACAGAGCCCGCCCGATCTCGTCGATGCCGAACCCTGGCCGACGGTCGGCGTGAGCGTGGTTATCTTCAGCCTCCAGCCAGGCGCGCAGCAGCAAGAGCTATCGGTGCTGCTCGTGCGGCGCAAAAAGCCGCCCTACGCGGGCCTGTGGGCGCTGCCCGGCGGCTGGGTGCGTACCGGGGAGGGCCTGGAAGAGGCCGCGCGGCGGCATCTGCACACCAAAGCGGGGCTGACGCCGACCTATCTTGAGCAGCTGTACACCTTTGGGCGGCCCGACCGCGACCCGCGCGAGCACCGCATTGCGGTGGCCTACTACGCGCTTGTGTCCAGCACGGCGGCGCAGTTGCCGGAGGCGCAGACCGATCGCGAGGCGCGCTGGTTTCCGGCTGAGCAGGTGCCCAGGCCGCTGGCCTTCGATCATGATGCGATCTTGAGCTATGCGCTATGGCGGCTGCGCAATAAAGTCAGCTATGCCTATGTCGCCTACCAGTTGTTGCCGCCGACGTTTACCCTGGCCGATCTGCGCAATGCGTACGAGGTCATCCTGGGCCATCCGCTCGACCCGACCAACTTTCGGCGCAAGGTCGAGGCCAGCGGCACGATCGTCTCGACCGGCAAGCGCGTCGAGGGCGGCGCGCACCGACCGCCGCAGCTTTACCGCTGTAAGCTGACGCCCGAACAGCTCTTTCCAGGCCCGCCGAGCTGAAGCACCGAGAACCAGGTTCAAAGTTCAAAGTTCGACGAGCTCGAAACTTGAACCCTGGAACTCGAATCGTTGAACTTTGAACTCGTTTTTTTTATAGCTCAAGTAAAGGTATCTATAACCTTTACTTTCCAAAGGACACCGCTATGGCTATCCTGTTGCCCGAACGCCCGCTTGAGACGACATGCTCTCCGCAGCTCAGCTTCGATCCGTGGCACTTCGACGCGCCGCTACGCCCGCAGTACGGCCCCGGTGCCAGCCAGGCCGATCCGATACCGCTCCACGCGCCGACGCAGCCCGCGCTGCCCGCCGCGTACCGCAGCATGGATCTGACCGCGATCGATCGGCGGATTCGCCAGGCTAAAGCGGCGCTTGGCGCGCGGCTGCTGATCCTGGGCCATCACTACCAGCGCGACGAGATCATCCGCTACGCCGATCTACGCGGCGACTCGTTCAAGCTCTCGGAGCAGGCGGCGGCCCGCACAGAGGCCGACTACATTGTCTTCTGCGGCGTTCACTTCATGGCCGAGAGCGCCGACATCCTGGCGCAGCCTCACCAGCAGGTGATCTTGCCGAACATGGCGGCTGGCTGCTCGATGGCCGACATGGCGCACGTGGACGATGTGCTGGATGCCTGGGACGCCCTCTCCGATCTCTACGGAGCGGCGGACGGCCCACGGCAGCCGATCGTCCCGATCACCTACATGAACTCGGCGGCGGCGCTCAAGTCGTTCTGCGGCGAGCATGGCGGCGGCGTCTGCACGTCATCCAACGCCGATCGCGTGCTGCGCTGGGCTTTTGAGCGCGGCGAGCGCGTGCTGTTCTTTCCCGATCAGCACCTGGGCCGCAATACCGGCTGGGCAATGGGCATTCCGCTCGAGCAGATGGTGGTGTGGGACCCGCGCAGGCCGCTTGGTGGCAACACGCCCGAACAGTTGCGGCAGGCTCGCATCGTCCTCTGGAAAGGTCACTGCTCGGTCCACAAGCGCTTCACCGTCGCGCAGATCGCGCAGGCCCGCCGCGACTACCCCGGCATCACGGTGATCGTCCACCCGGAGTGCGAGCTGCCCGTGGTGCAGGCCGCCGATCTGTACGGCTCGACCGAGCTGATTCTTGCCAGGATTGCGGCTGCCGCGCCCGGCACGCAGTGGGCGGTCGGCACCGAGATCAGCATGGTGCGACGGCTGCAACAGGAGCATCCCGACAAGCTGATCTTCTGCCTCGATCCGGTGGTCTGCCCGTGCTCGACGATGTACCGCATTCACCCGGCGTATCTGGCCTGGGTGCTCGACAACCTGCTGGAAGACCGTGTCGTCAATCGGATCGGCGTGGACGATACCACTAGGCGTTGGGCGCGTGTCGCGCTGGAGCGCATGCTGGCGCTGCGGTAATCGGTTTTGATTCGTATGAGGGCATCAGCTATGTACGATTACATCATCATCGGCAGCGGGATCGCCGGGCTGTTTACGGCGCTTCAGGCCGCGCGGCACGGTCGCGTGCTGGTGATCACGAAGGCCGCGCTGGCCGAGAGCAACACGCGCTACGCGCAGGGCGGCATCGCGGCGGCGATCGGGATGGCCGACAGCCCGCAGTTGCACTACGACGATACGCTGGCGGCTGGCGCGGGCCTGTGCGATCCGACGGCGGTGCGCGTCCTGGCCGCTGAAGCACCAGCGCGGATCTACGACCTGATCCGCCTGGGCGTGCCTTTCGATACGCACGCGGGCCAGCTTGCGCTCGGCCTGGAGGCGGCGCATCAGGCGCGGCGGATTCTGCACGCGGGCGGCGATGCCACCGGGCGGCATATCGAGCTGACGCTGTGCGCGGCGCTGCACCAGGCCGGTGTCGCGATCCGCGAGCATACCTACGTTGTCGAGATCGTCGTGGAGCGGGGCCGGGCCGTGGGCGTCTGGGCGCAGCGCGGCGACGGCGAGCCGGAGCTGTTTCGCGCGCGGCACATAATTCTAGCCTGCGGCGGCGCGGGCCAGCTCTTCCGCTATACCACCAATCCCGGCGTTGCGACCGGCGATGGCGTGGCGCTGGCCTACCGCGCGGGCGCGGCGCTGGCCGATCTGGAGTTCTACCAGTTCCACCCGACCGCCTTGCAGGTTCCAGGCCAGCCAACGTTTTTGATCTCGGAGGCAGTGCGCGG
This sequence is a window from Herpetosiphonaceae bacterium. Protein-coding genes within it:
- a CDS encoding NUDIX domain-containing protein, with translation MSDQPSQLPAQSPPDLVDAEPWPTVGVSVVIFSLQPGAQQQELSVLLVRRKKPPYAGLWALPGGWVRTGEGLEEAARRHLHTKAGLTPTYLEQLYTFGRPDRDPREHRIAVAYYALVSSTAAQLPEAQTDREARWFPAEQVPRPLAFDHDAILSYALWRLRNKVSYAYVAYQLLPPTFTLADLRNAYEVILGHPLDPTNFRRKVEASGTIVSTGKRVEGGAHRPPQLYRCKLTPEQLFPGPPS
- the nadA gene encoding quinolinate synthase NadA is translated as MAILLPERPLETTCSPQLSFDPWHFDAPLRPQYGPGASQADPIPLHAPTQPALPAAYRSMDLTAIDRRIRQAKAALGARLLILGHHYQRDEIIRYADLRGDSFKLSEQAAARTEADYIVFCGVHFMAESADILAQPHQQVILPNMAAGCSMADMAHVDDVLDAWDALSDLYGAADGPRQPIVPITYMNSAAALKSFCGEHGGGVCTSSNADRVLRWAFERGERVLFFPDQHLGRNTGWAMGIPLEQMVVWDPRRPLGGNTPEQLRQARIVLWKGHCSVHKRFTVAQIAQARRDYPGITVIVHPECELPVVQAADLYGSTELILARIAAAAPGTQWAVGTEISMVRRLQQEHPDKLIFCLDPVVCPCSTMYRIHPAYLAWVLDNLLEDRVVNRIGVDDTTRRWARVALERMLALR